Proteins encoded by one window of Antechinus flavipes isolate AdamAnt ecotype Samford, QLD, Australia chromosome 4, AdamAnt_v2, whole genome shotgun sequence:
- the LTB gene encoding lymphotoxin-beta isoform X2: protein MMRRGVFGKSQTDVYMVADPSGPGGQLLQQLGFHKLPVESRSDFSSIPPAAHLIGVSKSGHGLHWVSGHEEAFLKSGIQFLGDEGLLALPQDGIYFLYCHIGYRGRAPSGGEQPRSHNQFGDPGVPVILSSWLYRAGGAYGSGEPELLLQGAETVTSSVRQTRGAEQGTLWYASVGFGGLVQLRGGERIYVNVSHLDMVDFRRGKTFFGAVMVG from the exons GTAGCTGATCCTTCTGGTCCAGGAGGACAATTGCTGCAACAATTAG gATTTCATAAATTGCCAGTGGAGTCCAGATCAGATTTCAGTTCCATTCCTCCAGCTGCTCATCTCATAG GTGTCTCAAAATCAGGTCATGGGCTGCACTGGGTGTCAGGACACGAGGAAGCATTTCTGAAGAGTGGAATACAATTCTTGGGGGATGAAGGGCTACTGGCCCTTCCTCAAGatggaatttatttcctttattgtcATATTGGGTACAGGGGCCGAGCTCCCTCTGGTGGAGAACAGCCTCGCTCTCATAATCAGTTTGGGGACCCTGGAGTTCCTGTCATCCTCAGCAGTTGGTTATATAGGGCTGGGGGAGCCTATGGATCAGGGGAGCCAGAACTGCTGCTTCAGGGAGCAGAGACTGTGACCTCTTCTGTGCGACAAACCAGGGGGGCTGAGCAGGGTACTTTGTGGTATGCCAGTGTAGGATTTGGAGGATTGGTTCAGCTTCGAGGGGGTGAGAGGATCTATGTTAATGTCAGTCACCTTGACATGGTGGATTTCAGGAGGGGGAAAACATTCTTTGGAGCTGTAATGGTGGGATGA